In one Solanum lycopersicum chromosome 11, SLM_r2.1 genomic region, the following are encoded:
- the LOC138339296 gene encoding uncharacterized protein, giving the protein MLLLLFRRDVAAGFPRKRRRERGRGRGKEEMGGERGEGERKREKRADGREREREKKWPAADYAGAATGRLTSSKRRSGEKERGKRGEKEKMEAGRGRRTGREAAGEGWRQRGVATSG; this is encoded by the coding sequence ATGCTGCTGCTGCTGTTTCGTCGAGATGTTGCTGCCGGTTTTCCCCGCAAAAGGAGGAGAGAAAGGGGAAGAGGAAGGGGAAAAGAAGAGATGGGAGGGGAGAGAGGAGAAGGGGAGAGAAAGAGGGAGAAGCGGGCCGAtgggagagaaagagaaagggaGAAGAAGTGGCCAGCAGCTGACTATGCCGGAGCTGCCACTGGTCGCCTGACTTCGTCGAAGAGGAGAAGTGGAGAGAAGGAAAGAGGGAAGAgaggagagaaagaaaagatggAGGCGGGGAGAGGGAGAAGGACGGGAAGGGAGGCGGCTGGAGAGGGGTGGCGACAGAGGGGCGTTGCCACCTCTGGATGA